From Rhododendron vialii isolate Sample 1 chromosome 7a, ASM3025357v1:
atctcaaacaaaataaataaagaaatttttttggtcaaaatctCATGCTAGAGATGCTTGCCATCCATGTTTTGTATGGTGATCAAGgtattgaattttgttttcacCCTTTTTTTATGTTACTGAATTTCCTTTCGGGTAGACAAAACACAGCGGACAAATGGAAAAGAGAAATTATAGGCTTGGGAACCAACGATGATTTTAGGCTTGGCATGGCATGGCAAGGGGTTGGGAGCAGGCGTGTTCATTCCCAttcagaaaagagaaaaagaggaatgCTTCGTAGTACGTACACAATTCTTGACGACAACTCCAGGCACACTTGTGTCTGGAGTTGTGATTGAAAGTTATGTAGGTAGATTTAACCTTTCAAAAATTGGATCTAAACTGTTTATCTTGGAGGAATCAATGAGAAAAACATGCTTGCGAAGAATCAAGTCGATTGGACCTTGGTATCTCACGGGCATATGGATATTGTTCTTTAAAAAAGTAATGATGGGATTGgacctcaaattttttttttctcttatagAATTAGCGATATctgattgatttgattttttttgcacgaatattctattgagctctacAACGTAAACAGTTAGGATCAAATTTTTGAACTCGGGATGAATCATGTTGTGGAGGCACAACATGCTACAATAGTGTCTCCATGTCTTGGGGCGGTATTGAATTGAAGAATTTGGTTAAATCTAATATTAGATGCAAATATCCATATCTTATCTTTTATATTAAAGCAAATGGTGTTTTAGTGAGAAGGAATGTGGGAGCGGCCAAGGACGGAACCAAAATTTTACTCTAGTAGTGgcaaaatgtatactaaaaaaatctagtggtggCAAGACTATATAaattgggcataatttttttttacatataataattgtattatCTAAAATTTTTGTCGTGACGGTCGCTGCCACTAGACCCTCCTAATTCCATCCTTGGGAACGGCACATGGCACTCTCACTAATCTTTTTGGTAATGGAAACGAGTAGTTAGGTAATTCAAGATTTAAAACAAATCTCATAATTTATGGACGGACGGGCTTGCTCAAGATTTGCAGATGATCAAAAACCCTAGTTTGCCTAGGTATATAAAAATTTGCTATGTATGAACTCTCAATCGGAAATTCACTAATCAATATACTGATCAAATCATGCAAACGAAAGCAActaatatataacataaaaATATACGTGGATAATCCATGAAAGAGTAAAAACTATGGGAATGAATCAAAGCATTATACTCAATGTGTAGTtacaaacaaattaaacttACTCACGATTATGAATCCTCACCAATCGCCCTAGCTAAGTTCTGCTTGTGGAATCCTCGTTCACCACACCCAGTGTTTAACTTCCGCTGCCTTGAATCTACAAGCCTTCTGTTTGCCTTAAAGAATCTGCCGAAGTACTTTGTATTGCCTAAGAACCCTAGCTCCTTAGAGCTTTTCTCAAATATGATAAAAAGAATATTGAAACCTCTTAGAGATGGATTTTGCGCTCAATGATCCATAGATCATGTCATCGTGTGGGAACTCATATTCTTCTGCTTATAGTGTTCACATAATTTAGTTTCCTGTAGTATATAAATGTGGCCTGTGCTTTGGGTATTTCGAAATAAGGACAGCTGGTGGGCGTGGGAAACCTAAAGAGGTGTAGTGTGTGCACTTTGATTTGGTGTATGGAGTTGGCTTTTGTAGTTTTGGTGGCTTAGGGCTATTTTAGTTTTGGGTTCAGCTCTCTCTAGGTAGTCTTAAATTGTTATAGGAAAGTTAAATTTATTTGTAGTTAGTGATTTTATATGATTATTTTGTTCAAGTTAGCTCGTTTTGCGTAATTCGAGTTGTATTACTTTTCAGtttgagtggttaagcatgttacctatttttgaactttcccgtgtcccttaaattgttgtttcggaaaatttatgattgaaattggaaacacttattgtttatatttgattatattaaattggcatgcggtatCGATGAAATCATTTGCTGTTcaaataatcttttggtgacaACTTTGTGAATATcgttgggaacatattttggaagtccagTGAAATTAATtctctgtgtgcgggtgactttGGCCATCAGGGAAGAGACCAGATTAGGTCGATGAccctaaggctccgttcagttgccaggaaagtacaggaaaggatggaaaaatcaactttcccatgatttttgtagtgttcagttggcaggaaagtagtaggaaacatgtttttaagttttcctgcaggaattactttcctgcaaaaaaacacaggattttgcgtcactggaaaaggaaaatgagtgaacactcacaaaattttcccgaaagtttctttttcctgacaaatgaacaactaaaccttaattattcttgcaaaattcttttgtcaaatgaacactcacaggaaaataattttctttttcttttacttcactttacttgacttttcctgagaataactttcctgtacaacattcctggcaactgaacagagcctaatgctcaacggttgttattgaccggatcgTTCTTAGAGAAGAGTTCCTCGGGCTGCCTATTCGTGGTGACTCTAGGATtcaatattggatccaatttttgagatatttattcactggcacttggtactattgattttggttgtggttccccattgttgttggagattgtattgtgatcaccattaagacttatcggatgaatcgtttattggattaattgattattttgttgttcacttGTATGCCAAATGTATGTTGACATGGTAAACTATTTCGATCCCCGTTTTAGAActttattctaatatacatgcCTTGTCATTCATTGAGCTCGTCAAATGACGGATTTTtatccaacttctttttcaaacaAGTTGAGGGTTAGGCAGGGACTCTGGCGACATCTCGGGGATTTATTTTGGTTGACCTCTATAGGGTGTCTCATCCTAATTTAATTTATTCATCGCTTCTGCATTTAAAACATTTTGTCAGATATTTGGATTCCTTTTTATAATGGTTGGTCCATTGGTattatttggttcatgggatatTTATGCCTCATGCTTTTGACCGAACCTTTTTGGCTGGtattgttttgaataaaaaaagattCTTGATTGCTTAATCCATAACTCTGTgatttaatttattattattattttttttaagctgCATAATCTACGGGTTTAAGTCTTGTGgatcatggccggtcacttttGGTTTTGGGGCGTGACACCCTGACCACAATACAACTATATTACTGCACTCAAGcactcatattgggtttcttttacTGATAATTGGGAGTTtcttgaaagattttttttcagttctcaggcaagtttgatttttttcttgaacggCTTTTACTCATAcagggtttcttttgccgaatattgggaaaaaaaaatgagtgtgagataatagatttttttttttgacaaccttaGGTCTTTTACGTTAATCctaactttgttgttttcttctacCTTCTTCTTACTTTCTAATATTTACTGCAGGAAAGAtcagcaaaaatatatttagagaaaTTCTGCGTCGAGCTTAAATTCGAGgtattactaatttttttttttttggattggaggattttctttttaatctttgttttggTGTGTCGGTTCTCTTCGCAATTGTATTCTAAATCTGCGTTGAGCTTAAATTTGATGTACtactaaggttttttttttggattgtagGGTGTTCTCTTTAATCTTTATTTTGGTATGTCAGTTTTCTTCGCAAGATTGGTTGGTATTAACTCATGTTTTCAGTACCACATCAATTTATCAGGAGTGTTTTCAATCAGCGTCGAGCTTACCTTCTCATTTACTTTTCTGTTTAAGCTTTTGTCTGTATGCATTTTCTATTAATATTTGGACGTGGGTGgttggttttgttttctatttcctTGGTGAATATGGTCCTTCAGTAGAAGATACTATCTTTCCAAACACCCGCTAAGTCACGAAACCATCTATATAATAACAGAAGAAAGGCAATTCCTGCTCTATGTTCCCTATTATATAGTTCATTTGGTCATGGTCTAGATTTGTGGCAAGTGCTAACCTCTCTTTAAAAATGGACTATAAATATGTGCGCCACTTTGACATTTTTTCCTCTTGCTTTTTTGAAATCGGCAAAATTTTCGAAATTGCCAATTGTAGTTGATTGGTCGGACATTATTCAATTATGGACTTAAAAATCCATATTTGCAGAttgtaatgattttcgaaatttCCGAAATTGCCAATTGTAGTTGATTTGGGTGGACTTAAAGACTTGATTGTAAAGACTTGCCGTTGATTGGGTGAGTATTTCCGAAATACAAATGGGTGGTTTCTGAATTTGCCGTTGATTGGGTGAGTGCTATAatgaaaatacaaataaattcgaggtactactatttttttttttttttttgtattggtgggtttgcttctttttttttgataagcaacaaatttttattagaaCTTGACAAAGAGCACTTCGAGGTAACCAAACTCTAGATACAATAGAACCTTGAATcctataaaagaaaaagaagaagaaaaacgtTTTACAAGGGATTGAAATAAGCCAAATAGTATAAGCTCTGCCTCTGCCAAAATCATCTTACACTAGACTTCATCCAAATCAACTATCAAAATTATGACCCCTATTTTTTCCCCGGCCGAATCCCATGATTTATGAGGTCATTTACCtatttttttaagattgtgATCGAGAAGCCTCGAAGCTCAAAAGAATCAATATGCTTGAagatttttagttttgaaatgttttatGTTCTCTTTTTAGATATCTCTTCGAGGCACGCATTTTCATTAATgtatatcattttttattttcatcggtgttttggatggtgttttttgatttgatcaagaTTTATGCGTTTGAATTTGTTCTATGCGTTTTAGTTGGTTAAATTTGTTGTTTAGTTTTAATTTGCGTGTGTTGAATGTTCAAGCCGTGCTTTCAGGCACGGACATTCGCTAGTACAACTATATTACTGCACTCAAGCACTTAATACATGTTCAAAATGATTCATTTTGACATAATCCCTAAATAGACTCTCTCAAAtgataagtaaaataaaatacaattcaATAAACAGTATACAGGGAATGTATGTTTTGTCAATGAAATTGTCAGTACAAAGGAGCTCGACTTTTTTACCTTACAATCTCCTCCTTTGGTGAATTCATGACGAAACCCACTCAAACAAAAATCTATATCCCTAACAAGAGAGCTGTCTGCAGAAAGCTACATCAAAAGCTCAACATCCAAACGGGTTACAACCACAATAAACCTACTCTTCTTGTTGTCATGGAATAAAATAGATATAACCTCATCACTTGAGGGCTGAAACGAGAAAGACAATATACTCCAAttatgaaaaattaataaattactCCTGTGAACACACGCATAATGAGAAATACATTGACACATTGTACGAGATCCTATAGCAAGGATATATTGAGATAAAGACGTACCACGCATCAGGTTGAGTTCATGTCCAGTTTTATTATGGTCCAGTCCAGTCTAATTTTAGACTGTTGTGGGCCTCTCTCGGGCTCACAATaatgatcgaaattgttcattttgtaaaactcGTCGAATATGTCATCCATGCCAAAAATTAGTTTTATCAAACATTAATAGGTACATGAATGAAAAGATTTGTATAGGAAAAAAATGggcaattattaattttaacttaatttttgtaattgcttttttcttgtacaaatttgTTTCGTTCATGTATCTATTGATGTTCGATCAAACTTTGGTGTGGATGACATATTAAacgagttctacaaaatgaacgattccgatcattgttgtgagTCTAGGAGGGGCCCACAACATCTCAAAACATGACCGGACTGAACCATAATAAAACTGGACATGAACTGAACTCCGGTCATGCCACAGATGATATATATGAGTGTGTGATTCACGTCAAATTCTACGAACAGGGCAAGATTTTCATTGCTACATGTGGGTCAAGAAAACCTgtaaatgagaagaaaaaggaggagggTGGGGAAATTCTGGAAAGTATCATAACTCAATCCATGTGATCAAAGGCCCTACTGGCATCATTTCTTTTTGTAAAGTAAGGTAGCCTTTTCCCTCATTCGAACTCCTCCTTGCCAATTATATGAAGTGTGGTGGAGtacttgttctctctctctctctctctctctctctctgtgtggaAGTAAAGCGCATATCTGATTGAATGTGATTTGGAATGTCTAAATTTGATGGAATTATGAGATGGGATTTCGATATGATTAGAAATCAGGGCTGGCCCTTAGTTTTCTGGATGAACCTAAAGCGAACCCTAATATGGGGATCTAtatttttcatgaactaaaaTTTCAACATAAAAGCTACCCTATTTCGAAATGATTGGAGTCCAAAAAGcactcatcatcatcatctattctaatatataaacggAAAGCACCCTTTGATGTCTCCTCCCtttgtcatgtatttttctttcctaaaATACCCTCTAAAGagaaaaaccacacaaaacaaaatagcTAGTTTTGGAGATATATTAGacattttaaccaaaaaaaaaacacctgcCAGGCATGTCCAGATGTCctcaatagagagagagagagagaatgggggagggaaaaaaaaccgGTCCATCTCCAACCCCACTACTACTTCAAAACCCCACTACTCTTGAAACACACCTGCTggcatccatctctctctctctctctctctctctctcaactcctcaaccgctctctctctcccaactcCTCAACCGCCCACGCCTCTCTCCCACAAccccaccccctctctctctctctctctctctctctctctctctctctctcactctcatggGCTATGAATACCCCATTCTCTCTCATATGCGCCTTTCAGAGGCCAGGTTCAGAGACGAGGGCCATCTTCCAGAGACGAGGTTTAGAGACGGGAGTCAATTGTTGATCACAGGCCTTCAGGAATTTCAACCAAGTACGTTGATTCAATTTTTCCCTAAAATTGTAGGTACAATTGACTGCCAATCTCTCTTGGGTTTTTGATGGTTGTGTGAAAATTTGCTATTTTGTGAACTGGGTATGCACCAATGCTTCTGGGTTTTGTAATTTTTCTGAATTCTGGCTTTTGGGGTTTACGGTATGACCttggttttgatgttgtttagAGGTTTTCGAAGTTTGATTAGGATGATTTTGGTGGCCTGGTGGGTATATCAAGTTGGCTTATGAATGTTATTGTGGAggttcattttaaaaaatcagaaaaaagataaagaaaaagggGGATCTTATGGTCTAGAAATTGAGCCTTCTCTTTAAACCAGCAATTTAGAAACTGAGTCTTAGTCAAacatggaagaaaagaaaaaaacgagaAACTGTTTCGTACCTTTTATCCATTTGGGTTCACTAAAATTTTAGTTGATGTCATAGGTGGTTGAATTCCTTTCATGGCACTATGctcattctcaatttctttttctttgaactGAACAATTATGATGTCATTTGTTACGAAATTTCTGGAATTCGGATGCATTTTTGTTCGTATTATGAGTTCATAACCCATGCTTCACTCATCCTTTATGTGCGAATTCATTTGGCAGGTTTAAGGTTTTAACAATTGAAAGTAATTCGGAACTCGCACCACTCAGTTCTGCTGACCACAAGGTATGATTTCCTCTCTGCTTCATCTATTGTAGTGCCTAAAGCTGTGTTTCGTTTTCCGTATATAGTAATTGGATTTTGGTTAGTTGGATTTGTTTCCTGTGCATAAAGAAATGCAATTGGAttccaaaaaaaagatttgGTTAGTTGGATTTGTTTCTCGTACAAATATACATAATTCATATTTTTCTATTGTCAAATGTGAAGAACGGATAGTGACCAAAAAAATGACGTAGGACTgaattcatttacagcccttCTTTCCCTATATTTCATTCCCTTTACTTGAGGGGGCTGCTCACAACATTATTTTTGTAACCAATATTTTCGTCTATTCAATTATTAATAGGAAAATCGAAGGTAAGGAGAAATGACACAACAAAGACAAATAGCAACCACAAAGGGCAAGAAAAATGAGCAGCCAAGTGGTgccaatggaaaaaaaaaagtatgatgcttataacttctattttctttcccTTCCACATTTTAAAGATAATTTGTTATATACGCATGCAAGTTggtgtacttttttttaaaaaaaaaaatcttcaaatgAAAGATGCGATTTATGGAGAGGCTAAACCGGTACATGATTatgaacaccttttttttttttaccctgaCAAAGATTctaaataagtttttaaacttACATGGGTCGTAAATTGTTTCGCTTGAGAACTTTTAGGTTCAAATAActgtatatataatattttatgcaGGTTTTCATGAGGCCTCCTCCATATTTGTGTCGTAATGATCACTTAGAAATGTTGAATGCAATATATGATTTTGAATCTAAACGTCAGAGGGAGGGCTTACCAGTTAAAAATTTTGTTCGACAAAAAATAGAGACATGTCGAGCCTTGCAAAATGTTGGAGAAAATATAAGTGAACAATACCTTATAGGAAAAATAGTAGACCTTCTATCACCAAGCTGGATGCATGTGAAGCGAACAATATTTCAAAGACATGTTATAGAAAATGCTACACATTTAATGAATGCTTTGATGGAAGACGAGCATAATGTCCACTATTTGTGGATGACGTTTGAGCAAGGGCCAATAATGCCAAATTCAACTGTGAGGGCGCACattcaaaataaagaaaatcaatttcatagTCTAAGGAAAAAAGGCTGCAAGCCAAACATTGAGAATTTGGTTCAGGCTATAGTTAATAACCTTCCGCCCACATGGCCTAAAGCAACAATCTTCAAAAACTTGAAACTAAATTTCATGGATATGAGAGCATTGGGAGATATGCTTGAGGAGATTGAGACTGATATCATTTGTTCAGAAGCTTTGGACGCAGTAGAGCAACAATTTACAGAACAAGAGGAGAAGCAGGGAAAAAAACCTCGACAAAAggtaataatatatattttttaagaaaaaattgtttgttacccattcaataaatttttacttcAATACAAATCATACACTAACAAACGATTAAATGTTCTTATGTGTTCCTTTTGCAGGTAGCGAAGCGAAGATTGGAATTTGATGAACTATAGCTCTACAATATTTGGAGTTGCATGCTATCCAATTATTTGAatttgtcaatttatttttgttttaggaGTTCATTGTGCTTTAATAGTTTAGATATGAGTATGAGATTGTCATCATaactcatttttaaaatttagcaTTATTGTACcaagagttgtttcttttttttattactgttcagtttggatatttttttccatatttatTGCTTCCACTATGGATGTTTTCTTTTAGTTATGTTGATAGATTATGTTAATTTCGCCTGTGCATAATAAGAAAAGCTAATTACAAGACATGATAATTAAGGCAAAACCGATGTTTAATGAAGGCAAAACATCAGTGTACAATCTTTAAATCGCTGAACCCGTTCTTACTTTGGAATGATGAATTCTAGCTAATGTGCGTATTTGCTAATAACAAATACTAGAGGCttgggcacacgcgatgcgtgtgcaagtcggattttcacaacgtttttgtaaaaatacttCCCACTTATTATgtgatcaaattttcacaaatgttatgaaaattcgacttgcacacgcatcgcgtgtgcccaaCCCTCTTGTTACAATAACCCCAGAACtaaaattcagtttttttctGCAAATCATTCGTGGGGGTCTCAAGATTCAAAGAAAGATATCCAATTCCTATATATAGATACATTAGCAACACGTGCAatcaaaaattttaagaatGTATAGCCAGATGTTTAACTATCAAAAGAGATTCTTATTAGTTTGTTTACAACTACCAGTGGAAGAAATATTCTTAAATAATCTTATCCGTAGTACATTAGAATATGCAGAACTATTTGGTCATATCCAacataataaatatttttttgatcatataTCCAACATGATTGGATCTTTATAGTATTACAGTACTTCAGTTTAGACAACTTTTGATAAGTGTTCAAAAAGTCAGCCGGCTGCCTAGGCCTTccccgcctaggcgctaggcggtggtCCAACATCTAGATTAGGCATTAGTTGGTGCATTATACTCACCTAGGCGCCAGACGCCCCTTTTTCGCTTGACTAGAGTatagcgatttttagaacattgcttttTAATATTTGTGAATGCAAGGCAGCAAGTGGCATAAGCACAATAGTATAGCACTAACGGTTGAAGTATCAAAGCCTATTACACATAAATAAAACATGAGCCTGGGGCTGGGGATAAACCATGCCTTTGGAGCTTGAAAGGCACTCTTCCATTTCCCTGGAGTTATCTCCAATCCTCAGGGTTgaattatgtttttgttttgttggttttctGTGAGGCTtcagggaaaagaaagaaacccgAGCCTCTAAGAGCAAGACATTAGCAACTGTTTTTTTCAACTCTGGAAAACCCGGATCAGAACATATAAAACTCAAGAAGGGATACTCATATTGTTCTTTCAAGAACTGAATACAAATCGAAAATGAGTGGAGAATAACCTTCACAGATGGGAGTTCCATGAAAACACCAAAGGGAAAACCTGAACGAAACACGAATTGATGAATAAGCTTACTATAATAGTCTTGTTGCCAACATTGACTGAGGATCATGATTTCTTAAAGAGTTTATATAGCAATCTTTGAAAGTATGTCCCAGCATAGGAATACTTTGGTTTTGTTACTTGTGCTAAACTAGAAGGGTATGAATGACTATCTATTAGTTCCATACAGTTAACCCCACAACAGTAATCTTTGAAAATCGCAGGCTCAAACTCCATTCCTGGCTGCTTAAGGGGTGTGCTGGTTGCTGGCTTTGCCAGCGGTTGCAATGTCGTCATTATGTTTTTCAAGATGAAACCATGTGCCAAACTAGAACAAGGGCATTTAACTTAAAAAGTTGGGCATGA
This genomic window contains:
- the LOC131334164 gene encoding uncharacterized protein LOC131334164, with protein sequence MQVFMRPPPYLCRNDHLEMLNAIYDFESKRQREGLPVKNFVRQKIETCRALQNVGENISEQYLIGKIVDLLSPSWMHVKRTIFQRHVIENATHLMNALMEDEHNVHYLWMTFEQGPIMPNSTVRAHIQNKENQFHSLRKKGCKPNIENLVQAIVNNLPPTWPKATIFKNLKLNFMDMRALGDMLEEIETDIICSEALDAVEQQFTEQEEKQGKKPRQKVAKRRLEFDEL